In a single window of the Flavobacterium ammoniigenes genome:
- a CDS encoding ribonuclease HII → MLSLNFSSFLLEVGTDEAGRGCIAGPVTAAAVILPAHFENSILNDSKQLTEKAREKLRPIIEEQAVSFAVTHLEPIIIDEINILNASIKAMQESILKLNPKPEYIIVDGNRFKPVLDIPYSCIIKGDAKFMCIAAASVLAKTYRDEYMNKIHEEFPMYNWKQNKGYPTQEHREAIRKYGVTKYHRMSFRLLPEQLKLDI, encoded by the coding sequence ATGCTCTCTCTTAATTTCTCATCATTTCTTTTGGAAGTTGGAACCGACGAAGCAGGTCGCGGCTGTATCGCAGGCCCTGTTACTGCTGCCGCTGTAATTTTACCTGCTCATTTTGAAAATTCAATTTTGAATGACAGTAAACAATTGACAGAAAAAGCGAGAGAAAAATTACGCCCCATTATAGAAGAACAAGCCGTTTCATTTGCCGTTACACATTTAGAACCAATCATTATTGATGAAATCAATATTTTAAATGCTTCAATCAAAGCCATGCAGGAGAGCATTTTGAAATTGAATCCAAAACCAGAATACATTATAGTTGATGGGAATCGGTTTAAACCTGTTTTAGATATTCCGTACAGTTGTATTATCAAAGGAGATGCTAAATTTATGTGTATTGCTGCGGCTTCTGTTTTAGCAAAAACCTACCGAGACGAGTACATGAACAAAATTCACGAAGAATTTCCCATGTACAATTGGAAACAAAACAAAGGCTACCCTACTCAAGAACACCGAGAGGCTATTCGTAAATATGGGGTAACCAAATACCACCGTATGAGTTTTAGATTGTTGCCTGAGCAATTAAAATTAGATATTTAA
- a CDS encoding RagB/SusD family nutrient uptake outer membrane protein, which translates to MKKIFSKILSITALSVLITSCSSDSLEPSLVQSRDFTLNPPSTVQDLNLLANGMYKRMVAVPYYGRDLIIYNEVRTDNAYSNNASGRFLNVGTGTLTASAAFPTDTWTQIYRVIANANLIINSSITGAAADDLKAQALVARALAHFDLLKLYGQHHVTGQGGLEALGVPYVKTYRDLNQLAPARNKVSEVKQFIYADLDAALPLFGSTLDYTKINKQSAYAIKSRVGIYFGDWSIAKDAAATALGLGTATIVPQSGFVSSFAADGKQVNSVFELVQLSNDNNGINGLYQIYGATNYGDVVINDTQNFQAIYETADVRKSAFMIGTIAGFQRNIGKYTKLATNTKVIRYEEIVLNYAEALLETGDAAGALTQINRITAQRGATAYTVANKANVLLERRRELAFEGFRFDDRVRNGLGTPTSPKATTAFAYGDYRMAFPIPQSEINGNAAMKQNYNY; encoded by the coding sequence ATGAAAAAAATATTTTCGAAAATTTTATCAATTACTGCATTGTCAGTATTGATTACATCATGTTCCTCAGATTCTTTAGAGCCTAGTTTGGTTCAAAGTAGAGATTTTACCTTAAACCCACCAAGTACTGTTCAAGATTTGAACTTATTGGCTAATGGTATGTACAAGCGTATGGTTGCTGTTCCTTACTATGGAAGAGATTTAATTATCTATAATGAGGTTAGGACTGATAATGCCTATTCAAATAATGCTTCAGGTCGTTTTCTAAATGTTGGGACTGGGACATTAACAGCTTCTGCGGCTTTTCCAACGGATACGTGGACACAAATTTATAGAGTAATCGCAAATGCTAATTTGATTATTAACTCTTCTATTACTGGAGCTGCAGCTGATGATTTAAAAGCGCAAGCTTTAGTAGCTAGAGCATTAGCTCATTTCGATTTGTTAAAATTATATGGTCAACATCATGTTACTGGTCAAGGTGGTCTTGAGGCTTTAGGTGTGCCTTATGTGAAAACATATAGAGATTTGAATCAATTAGCACCAGCTAGAAACAAAGTTTCAGAAGTAAAACAATTTATTTATGCTGACTTAGATGCTGCTTTGCCATTATTTGGTTCCACTTTAGATTATACTAAAATTAATAAACAATCTGCTTATGCAATTAAGTCTAGAGTTGGAATTTATTTTGGTGATTGGTCTATAGCTAAAGATGCTGCTGCTACTGCACTAGGGTTAGGAACTGCTACAATTGTTCCTCAATCTGGTTTTGTATCTTCATTTGCAGCTGATGGAAAGCAAGTGAATTCTGTTTTTGAATTAGTTCAATTGTCAAACGACAACAACGGTATTAATGGTTTGTACCAAATTTATGGAGCTACAAATTATGGTGATGTTGTGATTAACGATACTCAAAATTTCCAAGCTATTTATGAGACTGCAGATGTAAGAAAATCAGCCTTCATGATTGGTACTATTGCCGGATTCCAGAGAAATATTGGTAAGTATACCAAATTAGCTACCAATACTAAAGTAATTCGATACGAAGAAATTGTATTGAATTATGCCGAGGCATTGTTAGAAACTGGTGATGCTGCAGGTGCTTTAACTCAAATTAATAGAATTACTGCACAAAGAGGAGCTACTGCTTATACTGTTGCAAATAAAGCGAATGTATTGCTAGAGAGAAGAAGAGAGCTAGCATTTGAAGGTTTCCGTTTTGATGATAGAGTTAGAAATGGTTTAGGTACTCCTACAAGTCCAAAAGCAACTACTGCTTTTGCTTATGGCGATTACAGAATGGCATTCCCAATTCCTCAATCAGAAATCAATGGTAATGCTGCAATGAAACAAAATTATAATTACTAG
- the lysS gene encoding lysine--tRNA ligase: MALSEQEILRREALTELRNLGIEPYPAAEFTTTAYSSEILANFEKYEGKEVILAGRLMGKRIMGKASFAELKDSEGRIQVYVSRDDISDDEEKTMYNVVFKKLLDIGDFIGIRGTVFKTQVGEISVHVYGLTVLAKALKPLPVVKMDADGKIHDAFADPEQRYRRRYVDLTVNDHVKDTFIKRTKLFNAMRSFFNDKGYLEVETPVLQPIPGGAAARPFITHHNSLDIPLYMRIANELYLKRLIVGGFEGVYEFSKNFRNEGMDRTHNPEFTAMEIYVAYKDYNWMMNFTENLLEHCAIGVNGTSEVTFGEHKINFKAPYARVTMTDAIKQFTGFDISGKSESELFAAAKGMGIDVDETMGKGKLIDEIFGAKCEGNYIQPTFITDYPKEMSPLCKQHRDNPELTERFELMVCGKEVANAYSELNDPIDQRERFEDQMRLAEKGDDEANGVIDEDFLRALEYGMPPTSGLGIGMDRLMMFLTNNASIQEVLFFPQMRPEKKQVQIELTEEEKLIVDLLKANNNQMDLAALKAKSELSGKKWDAATKGLSQNKLIKVSVAGESKIMELIG; this comes from the coding sequence ATGGCATTATCCGAACAAGAAATTTTACGTAGAGAAGCACTTACCGAATTACGCAATTTAGGTATTGAGCCGTATCCAGCAGCCGAGTTTACCACCACCGCTTATTCGAGCGAAATCCTAGCTAACTTCGAGAAATACGAAGGTAAGGAAGTGATTTTAGCGGGTCGATTGATGGGAAAACGCATCATGGGAAAGGCGTCGTTTGCCGAATTGAAGGATTCTGAAGGACGTATTCAAGTTTATGTTTCGAGAGATGACATTTCGGATGATGAAGAAAAAACCATGTACAATGTGGTTTTCAAAAAACTATTGGACATTGGTGATTTCATTGGGATTCGCGGAACGGTTTTTAAAACACAGGTGGGCGAAATCTCGGTTCATGTATACGGTTTAACGGTTTTGGCGAAAGCCTTAAAACCACTTCCTGTAGTGAAAATGGATGCCGATGGAAAAATCCACGATGCCTTTGCCGATCCAGAACAAAGATACCGTCGTCGTTATGTAGATTTAACGGTGAACGACCATGTGAAAGATACGTTTATCAAAAGAACTAAATTGTTCAACGCCATGCGTTCGTTTTTTAACGACAAAGGATATTTGGAGGTAGAAACACCCGTTTTACAACCGATTCCGGGTGGAGCTGCAGCGCGACCATTTATCACGCACCACAACTCGCTTGACATTCCGCTATACATGCGTATTGCCAATGAGTTGTACTTAAAAAGATTGATTGTAGGTGGATTTGAAGGAGTGTATGAGTTCTCTAAAAACTTCCGTAACGAAGGAATGGACAGAACCCACAACCCAGAATTTACCGCTATGGAAATATATGTAGCCTACAAAGACTACAACTGGATGATGAACTTTACCGAAAACTTGTTAGAGCATTGCGCTATTGGAGTGAACGGTACTAGTGAAGTGACTTTTGGCGAACATAAAATCAATTTCAAAGCGCCCTATGCCAGAGTCACCATGACCGATGCGATCAAACAGTTTACAGGTTTTGATATTTCGGGAAAATCAGAATCGGAATTGTTTGCTGCTGCTAAAGGCATGGGAATTGACGTAGACGAAACCATGGGGAAAGGAAAATTGATTGACGAAATTTTTGGCGCTAAATGCGAAGGAAATTACATTCAGCCAACTTTTATCACCGATTATCCAAAAGAAATGAGTCCACTTTGTAAACAACACCGTGACAATCCAGAACTGACAGAACGTTTTGAATTGATGGTGTGCGGAAAAGAGGTGGCCAATGCCTACTCGGAATTGAATGACCCAATAGATCAAAGAGAGCGTTTTGAAGACCAAATGCGTTTGGCCGAAAAAGGTGATGATGAAGCCAATGGGGTGATCGATGAGGATTTTTTACGAGCTTTGGAATACGGAATGCCACCCACTTCTGGATTGGGAATTGGAATGGACCGATTGATGATGTTCTTGACAAATAATGCCTCTATTCAAGAAGTGTTGTTCTTCCCGCAAATGCGTCCGGAGAAAAAACAAGTTCAAATTGAATTAACAGAAGAAGAAAAATTAATCGTTGATTTATTGAAAGCAAACAACAACCAAATGGATTTGGCTGCATTGAAAGCCAAATCGGAATTGAGCGGTAAAAAATGGGATGCTGCCACCAAAGGCTTGTCTCAAAACAAACTTATCAAAGTAAGTGTGGCTGGCGAGAGTAAAATAATGGAATTGATTGGATAA
- a CDS encoding transporter translates to MKKITLVLVLVFQLANATEKDSLQFKNPFTQFHHFLEDDCDACGCSASGGSMGFASMLNSNFVGIRYFNQQYQSTDGLYSNSLWYKENFNTTQVWARIPVKENVQLSVLFPYHSHNRATATGDQAINGVGDITLLAMYRLYQTHKDSTFLVHTLQMGGGVKMPSGKFNQANSGNVNPSFQVGTGSWDYLLATEYIIRRKQFGLNTLLNYVIKTENQKNYRFGNQLNYAATFFYLNEKDAYSFAPQIGIAGENYESNYQYGIQLNKTSGNALFGKVGFEVGRNAFSFGANVMLPIKQNLTGGNVEANCRWSFNLNYSL, encoded by the coding sequence ATGAAGAAAATAACATTAGTACTAGTATTAGTTTTTCAATTAGCTAATGCCACCGAAAAAGACAGTTTACAATTCAAAAATCCGTTTACTCAATTTCATCATTTTTTGGAAGATGATTGTGATGCTTGCGGTTGCTCGGCTAGTGGTGGAAGTATGGGATTTGCATCGATGTTGAATTCTAACTTCGTCGGCATTCGCTATTTTAATCAGCAATACCAATCGACAGATGGCTTGTATAGTAATTCACTTTGGTACAAAGAAAATTTCAATACTACTCAAGTTTGGGCTCGAATTCCCGTAAAGGAAAATGTGCAGCTTTCGGTTTTATTTCCATATCATTCGCACAACAGAGCCACGGCTACAGGAGATCAAGCGATTAATGGTGTTGGAGATATTACACTTTTAGCGATGTATCGATTGTATCAAACACATAAAGACAGTACTTTTTTGGTACATACCTTACAAATGGGCGGTGGTGTAAAAATGCCATCAGGCAAATTCAACCAAGCTAATTCTGGGAATGTCAATCCGAGTTTTCAAGTAGGAACGGGGAGTTGGGATTATCTTTTGGCAACCGAATATATAATTAGAAGAAAACAATTCGGACTCAACACGCTATTGAATTACGTGATTAAAACCGAAAATCAGAAAAATTACCGTTTTGGAAATCAATTGAATTATGCTGCTACTTTCTTCTATTTGAATGAAAAGGATGCGTACTCCTTTGCTCCTCAAATTGGAATTGCAGGAGAAAATTACGAAAGCAATTACCAATACGGAATCCAATTGAATAAAACGTCAGGCAATGCATTATTTGGTAAAGTAGGTTTTGAAGTGGGGCGTAATGCTTTTTCTTTTGGAGCCAATGTCATGTTGCCTATTAAGCAAAATTTAACTGGAGGTAATGTAGAAGCCAATTGTCGTTGGAGCTTTAATCTGAATTATTCGTTGTAA
- a CDS encoding cytochrome-c peroxidase, which yields MKTNFLLLLILPLLWSCSNDQDDVYQNIPLEFKLPSNFPPLAYDLANNPPTQKGFELGKKLFYEGRLASDGIVSCGFCHIQEDAFTHHGHSLSHGVNDAIGTRNTPSIQNLGYQTSFMYDGATTHLDLQPIIPFTSPIEMNGDFSKAIAMMKGDAEYQKMFQLAFTDGQINSENMLKALGQFMLMVTSSNSRFDKYRRNEAGGTLSQQELDGYTVFNKKCASCHATDLFTDNSFRNNGLPVNPLINDVGRFRVSQLAQDLHKFKVPSLRNVEKTAPYMHDGRLYTLEAVLDHYSSGVENSATLDPILKRNGMLGIALTASEKSQLIAFLKTLTDTQYLTDKRFSEY from the coding sequence ATGAAAACAAATTTTTTATTGTTACTCATTTTACCATTGTTGTGGAGTTGTTCCAATGATCAAGATGATGTGTACCAAAACATTCCATTGGAATTCAAGTTACCTTCTAATTTTCCTCCATTAGCGTATGATTTAGCAAATAATCCTCCTACGCAAAAAGGATTTGAACTAGGCAAAAAACTATTTTATGAAGGACGTTTGGCATCTGATGGAATAGTTTCGTGTGGGTTTTGTCACATACAAGAGGATGCTTTTACACATCACGGACATTCACTTAGTCATGGGGTAAATGATGCTATTGGAACCAGAAATACACCTTCGATCCAGAACTTAGGCTATCAAACGAGTTTTATGTATGACGGAGCAACGACACATTTGGATTTACAACCGATTATTCCGTTTACAAGCCCAATAGAAATGAACGGTGATTTTAGCAAAGCAATTGCTATGATGAAAGGAGATGCCGAATATCAAAAAATGTTTCAATTGGCGTTTACAGATGGTCAAATCAATTCGGAAAATATGCTGAAAGCCCTAGGTCAATTCATGTTGATGGTGACTTCGTCCAATTCTCGTTTTGATAAATACCGACGCAATGAAGCAGGTGGAACTTTATCTCAACAAGAATTAGATGGATATACTGTTTTTAATAAAAAATGTGCCAGCTGTCACGCAACCGATTTATTTACCGACAATTCGTTTCGAAATAATGGGTTACCTGTTAATCCTTTAATTAATGATGTCGGACGTTTTCGTGTTAGTCAATTAGCTCAGGACTTGCATAAATTTAAAGTGCCAAGTTTGCGTAATGTGGAAAAAACTGCTCCGTACATGCATGATGGTCGTTTGTATACTTTAGAAGCAGTTTTAGATCATTACAGTTCAGGGGTCGAAAATTCTGCGACATTGGATCCTATTTTAAAAAGAAATGGAATGTTAGGAATTGCATTAACTGCATCAGAGAAATCACAATTAATAGCTTTTTTGAAAACCCTAACGGATACGCAGTATTTAACCGATAAACGTTTTTCTGAATATTAA
- a CDS encoding MbnP family protein: protein MKFQLKKIAAVVVIAISLFSCSNDDEVISGNGNLKLEFDNVYNANNLAFNTPYTNSNGEVVKINKLKYIVSNIVLTKADGTTFTLPKSQSYFIVDEATAASALLNLPNIPAANYTKVSFGIGVDQAQFNIGATGQGDFLALAQTAGMMWSWSAGYKFLAFEGTFTSSTVTTATSFMVHTGQTGTDYNYTTVTLNLPTNALVRTTITPQVHIMADISKVLNGTNKISLTASNGMGMGAMIMSGDKLPLITSNLPTMFSVEHVHND, encoded by the coding sequence ATGAAATTTCAATTAAAAAAAATCGCAGCGGTTGTTGTAATCGCAATCAGTTTATTCTCTTGTTCTAATGATGATGAAGTTATTTCAGGAAATGGAAACTTAAAATTAGAATTTGACAATGTGTACAATGCTAATAATTTAGCTTTTAATACACCATATACTAATTCTAATGGTGAAGTAGTCAAGATAAATAAGCTAAAATATATTGTAAGCAATATTGTATTGACAAAAGCAGATGGAACAACATTTACATTGCCAAAATCTCAGAGTTATTTTATTGTGGATGAGGCTACTGCAGCAAGTGCTTTATTAAATCTTCCAAATATTCCTGCAGCAAATTATACTAAAGTAAGTTTTGGAATTGGAGTGGATCAAGCCCAATTTAATATAGGAGCCACGGGTCAAGGTGATTTTTTAGCATTAGCACAAACTGCTGGTATGATGTGGTCATGGTCGGCAGGATATAAGTTTTTAGCTTTCGAAGGAACTTTTACTTCGTCAACAGTAACTACGGCGACTAGTTTTATGGTACATACAGGACAAACAGGAACAGATTACAACTACACCACTGTTACATTGAATTTGCCAACAAATGCATTGGTAAGAACTACTATTACTCCACAAGTCCATATTATGGCTGATATTTCAAAAGTGCTAAATGGAACTAATAAAATTAGTTTAACAGCAAGTAATGGAATGGGAATGGGAGCAATGATTATGAGTGGTGATAAATTACCTTTAATTACTTCAAATCTTCCTACTATGTTTAGTGTAGAACACGTACATAACGACTAA
- a CDS encoding SusC/RagA family TonB-linked outer membrane protein yields MRLKFKWIYTLLLALSMQFSFAQEKTVSGVVSDGTGPVPGANVIVKGTKNGVQTDFDGKFAIKTKVGDVLVVSFVGMLDASSKVGASNTINFKLQAGNSLNEVVVVGYGQVKKRNEVTGNVSTVGADKIKAAPMVSVDQALQGNVAGLQMSTSSGTPGSTQDIRIRGRNSINAGNDPLFVIDGVPMINGNFSGSSNISSLSTLSSIAADNIESMTVLKDAGATSVYGARGSNGVILITTKKGKKGDAQFSLSSSVGFQNNAVDGLRPFTGAEKKELLLEAIYNTYGTAYNFTEANALTWATTNLASGTSAMRAWIARGSTEYDWTKLMKNEDALMNNLDFSVSAGDDKSTLYASVGYNKTEATVIGSDFKRVTANLNYTRKLTDKWDLKTGVNVSNVKQSGVLEQGAFFSNPNLTRYFMSPWNAPYNADGTYFLPATGLHNSLYTAANNIRNNELTRLMSNNSVSYKISKDLVYNGSISLDYTMNSYKGFNDAIHGDGVAYGGTSSASVSRNFNYVAQNSIDYRLSLGENHKLDFKGLIEFQQNKLNFISAYGEVLPLGFTNVANAAANKDASSSFDDWSNLSYLGIANYKFQDRFLLDLTIRREGSSRFSEATRWGSFYSAGAAWNVDKESFMKNVSFVDLLRLRGSYGSTGNNSIGLNEYQTLLGTSSYNNQGGMFPSQFGTTGLTWEVQNKLDAGVEFGLFDNRITGSVAYFDNNTKDLLLSLPMSLTTGHTSQTKNLGKLNNNGLEFELDLDLIRSDNFNWSVGGNFSTVNNEVTDMPVVNGTQITITGSTTKTQVGYPVSGWFMRKYAGVDPANGNALWYVNGVDGATTTNYNTATQTWQGDSALPKYSGGFNTHVDLNNFYFDATLYVAGGHKVYEDWAAYTQGQGTTTLVSYNGSEPLLNRWQKAGDITNVPKVEYSPTAGNAQATSTSTRFLHDGDFMRLRDVTIGYNFKSSILSQFNLDGLSFSLRGTNLMTWVKDKDLKYDPEVRADGFTRLTSPPVKSVVFSINVKF; encoded by the coding sequence ATGAGATTAAAATTCAAGTGGATTTATACGCTTTTATTAGCGTTGTCTATGCAGTTTTCTTTTGCTCAAGAGAAAACAGTTTCAGGAGTTGTTTCAGACGGGACAGGTCCGGTTCCAGGTGCTAACGTAATAGTTAAAGGAACTAAAAATGGTGTTCAAACCGATTTTGATGGTAAATTTGCTATCAAAACGAAAGTAGGAGATGTTTTGGTTGTTTCTTTTGTAGGAATGCTAGATGCCTCTTCAAAAGTAGGTGCTTCGAACACAATCAATTTTAAATTACAAGCGGGTAACTCTCTTAATGAAGTTGTTGTAGTTGGTTACGGTCAAGTAAAAAAGAGAAACGAAGTTACAGGTAATGTTTCAACAGTAGGTGCTGATAAAATTAAAGCAGCTCCGATGGTATCTGTAGATCAAGCTCTACAAGGAAATGTAGCTGGTTTACAAATGTCAACTTCATCTGGTACACCAGGATCTACTCAAGATATTCGTATTAGAGGTAGAAATTCGATTAATGCTGGAAATGATCCATTATTTGTTATCGATGGTGTTCCAATGATTAATGGTAACTTCTCTGGTTCGTCTAATATTAGTTCATTGTCTACCTTATCTTCTATTGCAGCAGATAATATTGAATCTATGACTGTATTGAAAGATGCAGGTGCAACTTCTGTATATGGAGCACGAGGGTCTAATGGTGTAATTTTGATTACTACAAAAAAAGGTAAAAAAGGAGATGCACAATTTAGCTTAAGCTCAAGTGTAGGTTTCCAAAACAATGCGGTAGATGGATTAAGACCATTTACAGGTGCAGAGAAAAAAGAATTATTGCTTGAAGCAATTTATAATACTTATGGTACAGCTTACAATTTTACAGAAGCTAATGCTTTAACTTGGGCTACAACAAATTTAGCTTCAGGTACTAGTGCTATGAGAGCATGGATTGCTCGTGGATCAACAGAATACGATTGGACTAAATTGATGAAAAATGAAGATGCATTGATGAACAATTTAGATTTCTCAGTTTCTGCTGGTGATGATAAATCTACTTTATATGCTTCTGTAGGGTATAACAAAACAGAGGCTACTGTTATTGGTTCAGATTTCAAACGTGTAACTGCTAATTTAAATTACACTAGAAAATTAACTGATAAATGGGATTTAAAAACAGGAGTTAATGTTTCAAATGTAAAACAATCTGGTGTATTAGAGCAAGGTGCTTTCTTTTCGAATCCAAACCTGACAAGATATTTTATGAGTCCATGGAATGCTCCATATAATGCAGATGGTACTTATTTTTTACCAGCTACTGGATTGCATAACTCTTTGTATACTGCCGCTAATAATATTAGAAATAATGAGTTGACTCGTTTGATGTCAAACAATTCAGTTTCTTATAAAATTTCAAAAGATTTAGTTTATAATGGGTCTATATCTTTGGATTACACAATGAATTCTTATAAAGGCTTTAATGATGCTATTCATGGTGATGGTGTTGCCTATGGAGGTACATCGTCAGCATCAGTTTCAAGAAATTTTAACTATGTGGCTCAAAATTCGATTGACTATCGCTTATCTTTAGGTGAAAACCATAAATTGGATTTCAAAGGATTAATTGAATTTCAACAAAACAAATTAAACTTTATAAGTGCTTATGGTGAGGTTTTACCTTTAGGATTTACTAATGTTGCCAATGCTGCAGCTAACAAAGATGCTAGTTCAAGTTTTGATGATTGGTCTAACTTAAGTTATTTAGGAATTGCAAATTACAAATTCCAAGATCGTTTCTTATTAGACTTAACAATTAGAAGAGAAGGTTCGTCACGTTTCAGTGAAGCAACAAGATGGGGTAGCTTTTACTCTGCGGGAGCCGCTTGGAATGTTGATAAAGAAAGTTTCATGAAGAATGTATCTTTTGTTGATTTATTGCGTTTACGTGGTTCTTATGGATCTACTGGAAATAATTCTATTGGTCTAAACGAATACCAAACATTACTAGGTACATCAAGTTATAACAACCAAGGAGGTATGTTCCCATCTCAATTTGGAACAACTGGATTAACTTGGGAAGTTCAGAATAAATTAGATGCTGGAGTAGAGTTTGGATTATTTGATAATAGAATAACTGGTTCGGTTGCCTATTTTGATAATAATACAAAAGATTTGTTATTGAGTTTGCCAATGTCGTTGACAACAGGTCATACATCTCAAACTAAAAACTTAGGAAAATTAAATAACAACGGATTGGAATTTGAATTGGATTTAGATTTAATTCGTTCAGACAATTTTAATTGGAGTGTTGGTGGAAACTTTTCTACAGTAAATAATGAAGTTACCGATATGCCAGTTGTTAATGGTACTCAAATTACTATTACTGGTAGTACAACAAAAACTCAAGTTGGATACCCAGTTTCAGGCTGGTTTATGAGAAAATACGCTGGTGTAGATCCTGCTAACGGTAATGCTTTATGGTATGTTAATGGCGTTGATGGAGCTACAACTACGAACTATAATACTGCCACTCAAACTTGGCAAGGTGATAGTGCTTTACCTAAATATTCAGGTGGTTTCAATACTCATGTTGATTTAAACAATTTTTATTTTGATGCTACTTTATATGTAGCTGGAGGTCATAAAGTTTACGAAGACTGGGCAGCATATACCCAAGGTCAAGGTACAACTACCTTAGTTTCTTACAATGGTTCTGAACCATTGTTAAACAGATGGCAAAAAGCTGGGGATATCACTAATGTTCCTAAAGTAGAATATTCTCCAACAGCTGGAAATGCTCAAGCTACTAGTACTTCTACACGTTTTTTACATGATGGTGATTTTATGAGATTAAGAGATGTAACTATTGGTTATAACTTTAAATCTTCAATTTTATCACAATTCAATTTAGACGGTTTGTCTTTCTCTTTAAGAGGAACAAATCTTATGACTTGGGTTAAAGATAAAGACTTGAAATATGATCCTGAAGTTCGTGCTGATGGTTTTACAAGATTAACATCTCCTCCAGTGAAATCAGTAGTATTTTCAATTAATGTTAAATTCTAA
- the lipB gene encoding lipoyl(octanoyl) transferase LipB, with protein sequence MNKQIQLYDLGNKDYKATWEYQEELFKGIVDLKIQNRKDETCLPTPNYFLFVEHPHVYTLGKSGDLSNLLLSEKQLEAKGATFYKINRGGDITYHGPGQIVGYPILDLENFFTDIHKYLRLLEEAIILTLAEYGLTCGRSDGETGVWLGVGTPFARKICAMGVRASRWVTMHGFALNVNADLGYFDNIIPCGIRGKAVTSLHVELGVEKLDENEVKAKILHHFASLFESEFVNGDL encoded by the coding sequence ATGAACAAACAAATCCAATTATACGATTTAGGCAACAAGGATTACAAAGCTACTTGGGAATACCAAGAAGAATTGTTCAAAGGAATTGTCGATTTGAAAATCCAAAATAGAAAAGACGAAACTTGTTTACCTACACCCAATTATTTCCTTTTTGTAGAACATCCGCATGTGTATACTTTAGGAAAAAGTGGCGATTTGAGTAATTTGTTGCTTTCTGAAAAACAATTGGAGGCCAAAGGCGCCACCTTTTATAAAATCAATCGAGGAGGAGATATTACCTATCACGGTCCTGGACAAATTGTGGGTTATCCTATCTTAGACTTAGAAAATTTTTTTACCGATATTCATAAATATTTGCGATTATTGGAAGAAGCCATTATACTAACGCTAGCCGAATACGGTTTGACTTGTGGTCGAAGTGATGGAGAAACGGGAGTTTGGTTGGGCGTTGGAACCCCTTTTGCTCGAAAAATTTGCGCCATGGGAGTGCGTGCTTCGCGTTGGGTTACCATGCATGGTTTTGCCTTAAACGTCAATGCCGATTTGGGTTATTTTGACAATATCATTCCTTGTGGAATTCGTGGCAAAGCAGTGACTTCTTTACATGTAGAATTGGGAGTTGAAAAATTGGATGAAAACGAAGTGAAAGCTAAAATTCTGCATCATTTTGCTTCATTGTTTGAATCGGAATTCGTGAACGGCGATTTGTAA